GAGTTCAAAGCGCAGCAAGAATCCAGCCCTGCCCGTACTTGACGACGCATTCCGACTCGCGTCGGTCAAGGACTCCGAAGAGTCCACCCGTGACTTGGCCGCGCGGCTGGCCACCACCGAGCTGCGCCGCGTTTCCCACCCGGGCCGGGTCACCTGGGAGCCCACCGATGAGGCCGAGCCCGTACCGGTCCCGCCGACTGTGGTCGACGGTGACGGGGATCTGTGGCTGCGGGACCGGGGCACTGGCACCTGGACCATGCCCGAGTTCAACCCGAAGGACTTCCCGGCCCGCTGTGGCGAGGTTCTGACGTGGAACCAGCTTGCCCGCGAGTTCGGCCCGCTTACCGCACTGGCCGACGACCGCCGCATCGGCGGCGGCCGGCGCTGACCGCGCAGCCTTCTGGGATGACCACGCCCCTGAAGCGCCCGTTACGGGTAGCTGGGAGCTCCAGCTCACCGCCGAGCTCGACGATCAGAGCGTGCTCGCCCATGCCGCAGGTCGCGTTGACCGCGGTGGCCAGCAGTTCGGCGATCACCCCGGCAGGCGGGATGGCCGTTGCCGGTCGGGTACGGGGCGATCGCCTGGTCGACGAACTCCAGCAGGGCGCCCAGGTCTTGGCCCACCTGCGGAGTATCCCGGCTGCCAGGGCCTGCCGGTGCGCCGGCGGGATGGGCCGGGCCACCGGACGCTGTGTGATCTGGCCAAGGTAGTCGGCGACCCAGTCCGCGGCGGCTGCCAGTTCGTCGCGGAACACCTTCGGGTGCACAGTCAGCGGCCCGGTGCCGCCACCGGACTCCAGCTGAGCCGAGGGCAGGCGGAGCGGGCGGCTGGTCTTCGGCGGTGTCGGCATCGCCCGGCCGCCCTTTCGCTCAGGAAGCCGGCCGGACGGCCATGATCCAGAACGACTGCCGCCTGCGCCGGTCACGGTCCTGGCTCAGCCCGGACCCACCGGCCTGATTCCGGAGCCCGACGAACCGGAGGCCGATAACGAAGCCCGAACGCCCCCGGCCCGGTGCCCCGGAGACGACCGACACCGACCACACACTGTCACCTGATGGCCGCCCACCCGGAGCCGTCGTGGCCACCAGCCCGCACCGCACTGGCCGCCAGCCGGGAAGATCCGCTGGCCACTGACAGGTCACGCAGGGCTAGCACCGAAGGCAGCGCACTGCGACCTTCTGCTCATGATCGGCCCCCGCGAGCAGTGTCCGCGCCGTGCGGAAACGTCATCTCCGCAGGAGCCAGTGCTCACGAAGACGCGGTCCCTATAGATCTCGAGGATCCGCAGCTTCGTGAGCAATTCCGCGTGATCATGGGCACCGTCCGAGCAAATCCGGCGATCAGGAGCACCAGCGACTTCAGTAGTTGCCGGTTGTGTGGTGGCTGGCCGTCATGGCGGCGGCGAGTTGCCCAACGGGGTCGCCGTCGACCTGATGTTGGGATTGCTGCGTCGGCCAAGTCGAGAATCCGTCATCCGGCCAGCGGGGAACCACATGAAAATGGAGATGCGCCACCGACTGCTCTGAGTAGCTGTTGTCGTACCGATCTTGGGGTTTGTCGGTCGAACGGGAGTCCTGATTGGGTGATCGCGGGGTGATCGGCGCATACAAGTAGGGCCTCCTGAACAGCTCGTTGGTGTCGAATCACCGAGTAGCAGGAGGCCCTGGTGTCGCAGTCTTGCGTGCCGGTGTCCCGGCAGTCCAGCTTGGTCACCCGGGAGTGCGACTGCCTGGCTCACCGGTTCGGGAACGCCGTCGACAACCCGATGCGTGTGAGCCGGTATCCGACCGACATGACGGACGCCGAGTGGGCCGTGGTGCGCCCGCTGCTGCCGGTGCCGGGCTGGCTGCGTGGCCGCGGCGGACAGCCGGAGGCGTACTGCCACCGGCAGATGTTGGACGCGATCCGCTATCTCGTGGACAACGGCGTCAAGTGGCGTGCGATGCCGGGCGACTTCCCGCCGTGGGACCGTGTCTACGCGTTCTTCCGCCGCTGGCGTGATCACGCGCTGGTGAAGGAGTTCCACGACCGACTGCGCGCGAAGGTCCGGATGCGGGCGGGGCGGGACGCGGAGCCGACAGCCGGAGTGATCGACTCGCAGTCCGTGACAGCGGATGCCGTCGTCGGCGCCGACAGCCGCGGCTACGACGGCGGCAAACTGATCAACGGGCGCAAGCGGCACGTCGTGGTCGACACGCTCGGCCTGCTGCTGGGCGTGATGGTCACCGCCGCGGACACCGGCGACCGCACCGCCGCTCAGGTCCTCCTGCGACAAGTCGCTGACGCGCACCACCGCCTCGCCCTCGTCTGGGCGGACGGCGGCTACACCCGCAGCCTCATCGGCCACTGCCTGGCCACGCTCGCCCTGGTCCTGGCGATCGTCAAGCGCAGCGACGACATGCGCGGCTTCGTGGTGCTGCCCAAGCGGTGGATCGTCGAGCGCCTCTTCGCCCACCTGATGCGCACCCGCCGCCTGGCACGCGACTATGAGCGCCGCACCGCCAGCGCCGAGGCGATGATCTACTGGTCGATGATCGGGCTCATGACCCGCCGCCTGGCCCGCCCAAATCCTTCGCGAGGGTGAACCGGCCCGGCGCGGGCTCGGCCAGCCAGCCACGCGCGACCAGGCGTTTCGCCTTCGACCGCAGCGCCTCCACCCGCGCCGGCACCACCTCCATGCCGAATACAGCGGCCATCTTCTGGCAGGTCAGCGGCCCTTGATGCAGCCGGACCCGCTCCGCGAGCGACTGCAGGATGCGCTGGTAGTCCACCGACAGCACCGACCAGGCCAGCCCTTCACGCCACACCGGCACCTGCGATCTCGGCTTCGCCACAACCCCGGGCGCCGACTGTGCGTCCGTATCCTGCCGATCCTCGGTGGCCTCCGTGTCGGCGCTGTCCGGAGCCAGGACAGCGTCGACCCGCCTGCGGGCGATCGCCCACTCCTGCCATTCCTCCTCGGCCACGGCGAGTTCAACCTGGATACGGTCGGCCTCCTCACGCAGCCCGTCGACCCGACGGCGAGCAGCGAGCTCGTGCTGTTCCAGCAGTCCGACGACCGACGGCATCCGCAACCTCCCGGCAAGCGACGACACGACAGGTCACCACTCCCGCAGAATCACCGACCCCACCCCCGACCAGCGAAAACGCCGCCCTCAAGACCGGAAAGACAACAACCACTGAGGACTCGCATAACGGGAGGCGTGGATGCTCGATGGGGTAGACCTTGGAGTTCACGTCCCCCGTGGATCGCCAGTTCCATGTACATGCGCCATCTTCAAAACCACTGGTCAGGCGGTCTTCCGTGACGGGCGGTGGTGATCTCGCTGGACCGGCCGGGCTTGGCCGCGGAGATCCAGATCAAGTTGCCCTTCTCATCGGTCAGCGCGAGAAACAGCAGGCCATGAGCCTTGTGCTTGCCTGAGTGTGCGCCGTGAGGCGCTCGTTGTTCGAGTGGAGGTGAAAGACCACCACCATCGTCCTGTCGCAGCAGGGCGGTTGAAGCTGGGGCAGCCTGAACCGGGAGGTGCCGGGGGCGGCGGGAAGCAGCCCCGACAAAGCCGGGACGTGCCAGTACTGCCAGATGGTGCGGGTCCGGCAAGCGAGACGGAGAGGAGTACGCGAGGAACCGGCGTCTACGCCTCCTTAAGGCACGCCAGCTCGAACCTGGTGGATCTGGGCTGGATGCGGGTGCGTCCCTGCTGGATATTCGGCTGGCGGGGAACTCCCCGAGCGATCTGTTGCGGTCGTGCGGGGAGGCCACGGTGAAGTGCTGCGGGGTAGCCGTGGCGAGGCCGCAGGGGTATAGCCGGGCTCCTACTTCGACGATCGAACAGCGAGTGAACACGGGAACCGTCCCGGTCCCGCCCTCAAACCGCGCCTCCAGCACGGCGGATGGGCTGGGGCCATCGTCGGCCGATCGGGCCGGGACGGGGCGGAGCCGCCGTAGTACTCCGAGCCGGGGAGAGCCCGGCACATGGGGAAGGGCGGCAGCGGTTTCGAGAAGAGAGCGCCAACACCAGCCCCGGCTGGGGCGACGACAAGCCGGACGTGATCTGGGACTGCGACCACGGCAAGACCGACATGTGCCAGTACCACGAGGTGAACGCCTGGACCGCGCTAGGCAAGCGCCGCCAGGTCTCCAACGTGATCAACAACTGCGCCAGCAACCGGGACCTGACCCTCACCCGCACCGACACCAACACCAACACCAACACCATGAGCACCCAGTACTCCTTCGAGCAGTCGACGTCCGTGGAGGTGTCCGTCGGGTTCGAGGACAAGCTCGTGGCGGGGGTGAAGGCGAGCTCCTCGCAGTCCGAGACCTGGACCGTGGGCAGCACCCGCACCGCGACCGAGACCCACACCTCGACCATCCCGGCCGGCCAGCGGGGCGCCTGGTGGTTCGCCCCGTACGTCCACCACTCCCAGGGCTGGCTGGAGGTCCACTACGGCAAGCGCAAGCAAGGCCGCTACTTCTGGTACTACCCCGGCCAGGGCTCCACGGGCGTGCACGTCGACACCCCCGTCTACCTGAAGGGCAACGGCGAACTGAAGGGCCAGTTCTACTGGGCGACCTGGAAGTGCTGACCCAATGACCCACCGTGGGGCGGATGCTGTGTGGCCTGTGCGGGACCGACCGTATGGTTCCGTTCGGCGTCCGTGAGCCCAACGGCACACGGGAGCGCGCGGAGAAGTCGTCCGACGCGCTCCTCCGTGTTCCGACCCGTGATCTCCTCTGGGGCAAGGGCGACCCGCCCCGTGGACAATTGAGTTGAGCTCAACTTATACTGGGCCTCATGGCCGAACCGAGGACGTCACGATCCGCGAGCTCGCGGGAGAAGCTGCTGCGCGCCGCGGCCGAAGAGCTCGCCGCCACCGGCGAGCTGGAGGTGGCCGCGGTAACGCGCAGGGCCGGGGTGAGCACAGGTCTGCCCTACCGGTATTTCGGCACCCGCAGCGGTCTGCTGATCGCGGTGCTGGACGACTTCTACCAGCGGCTCGGTGCGGCTGCGGCCCTGCGCGAGTACGACTGCACCACCTGGGCCGAGCGGGAACAGCAACGGATTCGCGACTGGGTGGCCTTCCTGTACGCCGAGCCTCTGGCGCCCGTTCTGCTGGGAGGGCTGACCGGCGACGCGGAGGTCGCCACGGCCAACACCCGTCAACTGCACACGCTCATCGAACTCGGCGCACGCAACATGGCGCACGCCCAGCACGCCGGCGAACTCCCGGCCGCCCGCGACCCGGAATTCCTCGCCGCGGCCACACTCGGCGGCACTCACGCCGTGATCTCCACGGCCCTCACCCGCACCCCGCGTCCGCCGTCCGAGGACCTCGTCGCCCAACTGTGGGCCTTCGTCTCCGGCGCCGTGGGACTGATCCCACCACCGTCCCTCTCCTGAGGAGAGCACAACACCATGTCTCACAAGCCCGCCCCTGCCCCCGGCAACAACCGCGTGGACACCATCGACTCGCTCGACGGCCTCCATGCCGACCTGGCTCGACGGCACAGGTCCACACAAAGCAGTGGAGCCACAGTCCCCGACGCTGTGGTCGACGCCGACCTCGCCGCGCTGCAGCGCGACGGACACGTCATCCTGGACAACCTCCTCACCGAAGCCGAGTGCGAGGAAATCCGGGCAGCCGTGGTGCCCCTGCTGAACAACACCGGACGCAACACCTTCGAGGGCCACCTGACCCAGCGCGTCTACAGCGTCCTCAACAAGACCCGGGCCTGTGACCGCATGGTCGACCACCCGAGAGTACTGGCCCTGCTGGACCGGCTGCTGCTGCCCAACTACCTGCTCTCCCAACTCCAGGTCATCAACATCCTCCCCGGCGAGGACGCCCAGCTGCTGCACCACGACGACGGCATGTACCCCCTGCCCCGCCCCCGGCCGCCGCTCAGCGCCGCCACGGTGTGGTCCATCGACGCCTTCACCCAGGAAAACGGGGCCACCGTGGTCCTGCCGGACAGCCACCGCTGGGACGACAGTCGCCAACCGGCCGACGACGACGCCCGGGTGCAGGCCGTCATGCCGCCCGGCTCGTGCGTCTTCTTCGTCGGCACCCTGTGGCACGGGGGCGGCGCCAACGCGTCCGACCGTGCCCGCCTGGCGGTTACGGCCCAGTACTGCGAGCCATGGCTGCGGCCGCAGGAGGCGTTCAACCTCTCCACCACCCGGGACACCGTCCGAGTGGTGTCCGAGGACATCCGCCGGATGCTCGGCTACAGCATCCATCCGCCCTTCGTCGGGATGGTCGAGGGCATGCACCCCAAGCGCCTGCTCGACACCCCGTCCTGAGTACGCGTCACAGGGCCCGGCGGGCTTCCGGACATTCGGCAGGGCGGCGGTACGTACGGTCGCGGCCCCGGCTCGGATGTGCTCCATTGGCCATCTCGTCGCGTTTCAGCGTGAGGCCGACCTGCCGCCTGGCCTCACCGAGGGACTCAATGCCGCCAAGGTGTCACCTGACCAGACTCAGCGACGCGGGCGGGCGCGGGATTCAGGCGCTGTGGTGTGACGCCGCTCGGCCGATCACGTAGGCCCCACACGTCTTGTCGACAGGCGGCTGTCCGGCATGGACGTGGGTCACGGGTGGGCCGGGAGCCAGCGCTGCTGGACGGCGCGTACGCCGGCCTCGAAGCGGCTGCGCGCGCCGAGACGGTCCATCAGTTCGAAGGCGATGCGGCGGGCGGTGCGGTGGGACACTCCGAGGCGCTTGGCGATGGCCTCGTCGGTGTGGCCCTCGGCGAGCAGGCGCAGGGCGGTGGCCTGCTGGCCGGTGAGGCCGTGCGCGTCGGTGGGGACGAACTGGCCGAGTGGGCTGGGCGGGGGTGGCCGCGGCCCAGGTCATCTCGGAGACCCAGACGCCCTGCCCGCCGCCTTTCGAAGCCGTGCCCACAGCGTGCCCATAAGAGCGGAGAACCGCGGTCAACAGCCGGCGACCATGCGCTGCCGGGCACCAGCCAAGAGAGCATATGCCCAGGTCAGAAGCCATGTGCCTGCCCAAGCGCCATGGCTTCCCAAGCTGAGGCTGCGAGTTGATTCTCGTCATCTGCTCCATGCGAAACCCCCAGGTCAATGACCCGGGGGTTCTTTGTTGTCTAGACCGATGGGCGGGGCGGGCACCACATCCGCACCATAAGGGCGCGGCTAGCTGCCCGTGGGCTTGGCGGAACGGGCCGCTGACGGTCGCCACAACGCGGAGTGTCGGCGGCCTCTGAACCCGGACCCTTCAGGGTTGGTGAGTTCTGTCCCCGTCTATGACTCTGCTGCGCGATTCGCTGCGGTGGTGGGGCGTGGTCCGCGGTGATCGTTCCTGAAGGGCCGGATCCGCCCGTCGCTCAGGACCGGCTCGGATCAGACCGCGTCACGCCGTTGGCCGGTACGGCCCCGTGCTCAGCTTCTCGGGCAGCGGGTCGGTGAGGCCGCCGCTCGGCGACTGCCGCTTGGCGGAGGGCTCGGTCGGCCAGACCGCGGGGCAGTGGGTGCCCTTGCGGGGGGTCTTCAGGGTGAGGAGGTAGGTGTCGATGGCGTCACGCGCGCACGGGCTCCGATAGTAGACGGCGTGGCCGACACCGTCGTACGTGAGGAGCACCGCCTCGCGGCCGATCTGGCGGGCCGCGTTGGAGGCCCACTCGTACGGCGTCGCCGGGTCGAAACGGCTGTTGACCATCAGGATCGGCGGGGTCCCGTCGACGTGGAGCCGGCGCGGCGGATTGGTCACCTCGGTCGGCCAGTTCTGGCAGCCGGTCTGGACCGTCCAGCCGATGGGGCTGACGCGGGTGACGGGGGCGAGGCGGACGAGCTCACGTTCGAAGCCCGCGAGGGTGGCGTACGCGGGAACGTCGAAGTCGTAGTCCTGGCACACCACCGAGAAGAACGGGTAGTCCGTCGGCTCGCCGTACTTCGGGAGCGACCGTGCCGTCGCCGGCGCTGCGGCGTCCATGTCGGCGAGATCCTTCGCCAACTGGAACCAGGTGGACGGCCTGTACAGGGGGCCCACGATGAGGCTCTGGACCTCCTGGGGAGTGACCGTGTGGGGCGGGTCCCCCGGAAGGACCAGCTCACCGGCGTCCGCGCGTTTGTAGAGCGACCCGAACAGGGCGCGGGCGTCCTGGTCGTGGAGCGCGCAGGACGGCGTACGGGCGCACCAGTCGGCGAACTGGCCGTACGCCTCCTCCAATGCCCTGGTCTCGGTCTTCTGGAAGTCCCACATGCCCAGGCTGTGGTCCATGTTGGAGTCGAGGGTCATCGCGCGGACGCGGTGCGGATAGCGCTCGGCGTACTGCTGGCCCAGCAAGGTGCCGTAGGAGATGCCGTAGTAGCTGATCCGCTGCTCGCCGAGTCCGGCGCGGATCGCGTCCATGTCGCGGACGACGCTGCCGGTGTCCATGTGGTCGACGAGCGGCCCGGTCAGGTCGCGGCAGTTCTCGCCGAGCGCGCGGTTCGCCTCGCGGAGGTCGTCGAAGGAGGAGTCGCTGTCCGGGTAGAGCAACTCACCCTGGGCC
This genomic interval from Streptomyces sp. B21-083 contains the following:
- a CDS encoding phytanoyl-CoA dioxygenase family protein — its product is MSHKPAPAPGNNRVDTIDSLDGLHADLARRHRSTQSSGATVPDAVVDADLAALQRDGHVILDNLLTEAECEEIRAAVVPLLNNTGRNTFEGHLTQRVYSVLNKTRACDRMVDHPRVLALLDRLLLPNYLLSQLQVINILPGEDAQLLHHDDGMYPLPRPRPPLSAATVWSIDAFTQENGATVVLPDSHRWDDSRQPADDDARVQAVMPPGSCVFFVGTLWHGGGANASDRARLAVTAQYCEPWLRPQEAFNLSTTRDTVRVVSEDIRRMLGYSIHPPFVGMVEGMHPKRLLDTPS
- a CDS encoding alpha/beta hydrolase codes for the protein MSSNPPPTPRSRARRRLAVGALVTALFGQLLTGTAVATPSAKPASPGRIAWKPCESPTGQGTFECATLKVPVDWNRPHGATIDLALARHLATDPERRIGSLLINPGGPGGSGVDFALDAPDSFSPELLKRFDIVGFDPRGVGRSNPVMCDTDLLTAQGELLYPDSDSSFDDLREANRALGENCRDLTGPLVDHMDTGSVVRDMDAIRAGLGEQRISYYGISYGTLLGQQYAERYPHRVRAMTLDSNMDHSLGMWDFQKTETRALEEAYGQFADWCARTPSCALHDQDARALFGSLYKRADAGELVLPGDPPHTVTPQEVQSLIVGPLYRPSTWFQLAKDLADMDAAAPATARSLPKYGEPTDYPFFSVVCQDYDFDVPAYATLAGFERELVRLAPVTRVSPIGWTVQTGCQNWPTEVTNPPRRLHVDGTPPILMVNSRFDPATPYEWASNAARQIGREAVLLTYDGVGHAVYYRSPCARDAIDTYLLTLKTPRKGTHCPAVWPTEPSAKRQSPSGGLTDPLPEKLSTGPYRPTA
- a CDS encoding TetR/AcrR family transcriptional regulator; this translates as MAEPRTSRSASSREKLLRAAAEELAATGELEVAAVTRRAGVSTGLPYRYFGTRSGLLIAVLDDFYQRLGAAAALREYDCTTWAEREQQRIRDWVAFLYAEPLAPVLLGGLTGDAEVATANTRQLHTLIELGARNMAHAQHAGELPAARDPEFLAAATLGGTHAVISTALTRTPRPPSEDLVAQLWAFVSGAVGLIPPPSLS
- a CDS encoding IS5 family transposase, whose protein sequence is MSQSCVPVSRQSSLVTRECDCLAHRFGNAVDNPMRVSRYPTDMTDAEWAVVRPLLPVPGWLRGRGGQPEAYCHRQMLDAIRYLVDNGVKWRAMPGDFPPWDRVYAFFRRWRDHALVKEFHDRLRAKVRMRAGRDAEPTAGVIDSQSVTADAVVGADSRGYDGGKLINGRKRHVVVDTLGLLLGVMVTAADTGDRTAAQVLLRQVADAHHRLALVWADGGYTRSLIGHCLATLALVLAIVKRSDDMRGFVVLPKRWIVERLFAHLMRTRRLARDYERRTASAEAMIYWSMIGLMTRRLARPNPSRG